GATTCCCTTCTTTTCCGCCACTATATTTGCAACAGGTCGAATTGTATAAGTCACTGCTCCTGTATTTTTGTCCTGGCTGAAAATAGTATGGATCACAAAGTCCCGATCGTTCACCGGCCAAGGTGCCCCGTTCTGGATATAAATATACTTTTCTCTTGTGTTCAAAACTTTCACAGCTTCTGCATGCTTACAATCTTTGAACCAACTTACGTAATTCGGATTGTCTTCCATGAGAGAGATCACAGTGTTTAGATCCGCTTTGAGTTTTGTTTTTCCACGGAATTCTTTGAAATCCGAACCTTCTACAGCTCTGGTATGGACTGTGATCCCGTTTTTCTCCTTCTCCAGATCCCAAGAAAATATTTGCATGGGGATCAATAGAAAAGCGATAAAATAGAAATGTTTCATTAGAATACAACCTCTCGGAGAATGACTTCGAATTGAAGCTATGATCTAACCGGATCTTAGATCAGATCAACCGTAAAATTGGACCGACCTTTTCTGCAGTGGGAAATATTAATCAAAATCTAAGGAGCTGGGTTCTCTTTTGTATTTAAGGGGTTTTTGTAGGTATTTGATAAGAAGGACCTTATTTCCTTTTTCGTTAAATTTTACCACGTCGAAAACTTTTCGGGTCATCATGATCCCACGTCCATGGGTATAACTCTCCTCGTTCAGTTTTTCTCCGTCCAAATTTAAGATCTTCTTAAAATCGAAACCGTCTCCTTCGTCTTCTATCTCGAAACCGATCCTTTTGGAATTTAAAGAATACGCAACCTTTACATTCCTTGCCCCGTAAAAAGCCTCTCTTTGTCTTTTTTGGATGAACTCCATGTAATTTCCGGATTTCATAGCTTCCGTTTTTTCATCAAAGCTGATACCGAGATTCCCATGTTCGATCGCATTGATCAAAACTTCTCTGAGGCAAGTACGGATCGCAGTGATCACTTCCGATCCTGCAAATTGGCTCAGATTAGAAGTGAGTTGCCTACTCAAGATATCCGCATTTCTTAGATAATTGTTCACAGTGAAATGCATACTTTCCGAGACCAAAAAGCGGGAAAGAATATCCTCAGAGATCTCTGAGACCTTACCTAATACCTTTCTTCCCGCCTCGCTCTCAAAGGATTGGAGACGGATCTTTACAGGTTTAGGTTCCATTACATATTTCTGTTTGAACTCCGAATGGAATTCTACGGTCTTTCTGGTCCTTAAATGTTCCTCTAGTTTTTCCTTGGCAAGAAGAAGTACGATAGAACCTTCCTGAGTATCCAGAGTATAGATCAGATCTAAGAAATTTTTACCTTCCACTTCTAGAGGTTTATAACCTGTAAGCCTGGAAAGAGTGCGGTTTGCATCTTTGATATTTCCCTCTTGGTCCAATGTAAGAAGAAGTTCTTCTGCTCCTTCAAACAAATTCCTAAATCTTAGTTCCGATTGTTCGATTGCCTGCTTTGCCTCGTTCAGATCTTCTACCTTGGAAGAAAGATCCTTGGACAGATCGTTCACACGATCGGCTAATGACAAAGCCAAAAGAAGAATATGCATTGCAGTTCCGATCTCCACTCCCCAATACGCCAAAGAGATTGTATGAGGAATGATCCCGGAAAATCTCAGAGTAAATACGAATGCCCCTGTAACGAGTGCAAGCCAGGCGCCTAAAAAGAAAAGTGTAGGCCTTAGATTTCTGGAAAATCCTTGGAAGCCGAGATACAAGATCGCGACCAAAGTGATCGTAGAAAGGAATATATAAAGCGCCAATGCAAAGCCGAACGGAAGAAAATATCCGACAACTGTAAGTATATAAGATAATATTGATATTCCCTTAAGGACCTTATTAGAATTCGAATAATGATTAGGAGCATCGAAGTAGAGTCTGATAAAATCAGCTGTTGTCCCAGAAACCAAAAATGTAAAAGAAGTGATGATATGACTTGCCCAAACCACCGAGTTCGGCCAGAAAAATTGAAACGAATATCCGTGAAGAGACCATTGGGCCAAAACCCCAGAGCCGACATATCCGAAAAATGCTAGGTATGTTTTTTCCTTAGTAGATAAGAACAGAAATAGATTATATAATGCCATGACCAAAAGAGATCCGAAATAGATCCCAAGTAATATTTGCTCATGGCTTATATTGGAAAAAAAGTCCTGAGACTTATATGCGAACACAGCAAAGTTAACCGAACTTTTGGTCTGGATCCTGAGATAAACTGTGTCCTTCTCCCCTGCCTTTAATTCCAAAGGAAAACTGGGAAATCTATATTGGATCGGCCTTTCTTCAAAAGGAATCCTGTCTCCTCCCCGAAAAAAAACCTTGTCCCCTTTGGAGGCAAGATACAATTCTGCCTTGTCCAACTGGCTATAATGGATCTCCAAAATCCAGGAAATGGAATGAGAAGATTTATTTTCTACTGGGATCTTGAACCAATGAGCCAGATCCGAATAACCTAAACTCCCGGAAGAAAGAGGATAAAACTCTTTCTTTTGCATTTTTTCGAATTGAGTATCCCCATCCTCGTCCGCCCAAACCTCTGCGTAAGGCACCAAGGAAATCCCATCATACGGAAGAGAAGAAGGATCGAATGCGAAAATCGGACTACAAATGGAAAAAGATAAAAAAGTGAACGAGAGTTTACAAAAAACTCTCCAAGACAAAAAATTCTGAATGTCTAAAAGTCCTTTCACTCTTTCTAAAAAACCGGAGGGAAAAGTTTGACTTCTGGCGGATCGGCAAGCAAGTCAAAATTCTCCCTTCGGAGACTAAAAGAGGATTTTAGCCTTTTTTGCTTTTAGACGCCGCATCTTTTATGAGTCCTGCGGCAATTTCGTTCCTCTGGATCTGGCTTGTGCCTTCGTAGATTTGTAGGATTTTAGCGTCCCTGTAAAATTTTTCCACAGGATATTCTTTGGTGTATCCGTATCCGCCGAAAATTTGCACCGCGTCGGATGCCACTTGGACCGAAGAATCGGATGCATAACATTTTGCCATCGCGGAAAATTTTGCTGCGTCTTTATGAAAAGTCTCCGCATACACGCCTGCTTTGTAGGTGAGAAGCCTGGAACCTTCTATCTTGATCGCCATGTCGGCAAGCATATGCTGGATCGCCTGGAAAGAAGAGATTGTAGTTCCGAACTGTTCTCTTTCTCTAGAGTATTCGATCGCAGCATCGAATGCACCCTGCATCAAACCTACTGCCCCTGCCGCAACCGCCGGTCTGGAAAGGATCAATGTTTTGAACGCATGCAAGAATCCCATATTCTCTTTTCCACCCAAAAGATTTTCTTCCGGGATCTCACAGTCTTCCATGATGAGCTGTCTTGTTTCGGAACATCTGATCCCCAACTTGTCTTCCTTCTTTCCGAAAGAAAATCCTTTGGTCCCTTTTTCAATAATGAAACAAGAGATCCCTCTTGGGCCTCTGTCCTTGTCGGTTATCGCAAACACTGTATAGATATCAGCTTGGCCGGCGCTACTAATCCATTGTTTGGTACCGTTCAGAACATAACGGTCCCCTTTTTTCACTGCACTGGTCGCCATCGCAGGAACGTCTGAACCTGCTCCTGGTTCCGACAAACCGAATGCAGCTGTCTTTTCACCCGAGGCGAGAAGAGGAAGCCATTTGTCTTTTTGGGCTTTGGTTCCACCTACATCGATTGGCAGAGCTCCTAGTTTTGTAGAAGTGAATGCGGTATTTACTCCCAAACATCCCCAGGAAATTTCCTCTGCGAGTACGATACCTCCCATCATTCCATAACCTAGTCCGCCATGTTCTTCGTCGAACAATGCCTGGTACAATCCTGCTTCTTTAAATTTTTGTAAAATAGCTTTCGGATACTCGTTGTTTTCGTCGTAGTGCATTCTGTTCGGAACGACTTCCTTTCTGACTACGTCCCTGACCAGTTCTCTGAGTTGTATTAATTCCTCTGGTAATTCGAATTGAAGCGGTGAATTCAAGCTTGCCTCCCAATGATATTCTTTTTCAAATTCGGATATTGATTCCTAGGCAATCTTTAGAATAAGGGACTGAATGATCAAGCGAAGCTTTTCGCTCCGCTTGCAAGAATGGATGGATGGTTTGTTATACGAACTAAAAAGAAAGATCTAAATGATTATTTTAGATTCCAGGCCAGAACGCCCAATAATACAAACTTCAGCACCTCCCATTTTTCCATCTTAGGTCTTCCGTTCCATACAAGACCTAAACTTAAGAACGCAAAGAAGAACCAAACTCCAAAGCCTGAATACATGGCCAGAGATATCTTTCCTAGTTTCAAAAGTTTTAATAGATAAACGGAAAGTCCGGCAAGAACTAGAAACTGCAAGATCCCATAGACCTTTTTGGAAGTTGAAATTGTCGGATCGAATTTAACGTAAGTGGATCTGTTGATTTCTGGGACCTTCTTCTCTCCTCCCAATGAATCAGGTCTCCAGTCCGGTTTTTTGATAAGAAGAAGAAGTTTATCTTTCCAACTGGGAGTGGCCTTTACTAAATTCCAAAGGGAAATATACACATGTAAATTTGCCCAAATAGGATTGAATGTAGGAAGAGGTTCCGTCAGTCCATAGATCGGCTCCTTCTTCTCCTCCGCATATGTTCCAAACCAGCGATCCCAGAGAATCAATATGCCACCGTGATTCTTATCCAAGTATTCAGGATCTCTTCCGTGATGGACCCTATGATGAGAAGGAGTCAAAAGGACTTTTTCCATCCAACCCAATTTTCCGATCAATCGAGTGTGAACCCAAAATTGATAGATCTTCAAGATCCCATGGCAGATAAAGAACATCCACCAAGGAATTCCAAGAAGAGCCAAAGGAAGATTGAAAGCATATTCAAAAATCCTTTGGAACATGGATTGGCGAAGTGCCACAGTTAGATTAAATTCTTCGCTGGAATGATGGGTCACATGACATGCCCAGAGAAGATGGATCTCATGAGTTGCGCGATGAAACCAATAATAAATAAAATCCACAGCGATCAGAACGAATGTCCATGCAAGAAAAGACTCTAAATTGAATTCCCAACCGTTAGAGGTTTTCGACAAAGGAGAAGAAGATGGAAATTCCCCAAAATGAAAAAGACTTTGGACGGAATAATATATTCTAATTTTATCATACAGGAGAATGGCGCCCAATGTAATGACCACTCCAGTAAAGGAATACAGTATCCCAGTCGCCAAATCGGAAACGGAATCATTCCATCTATAAACTGACCTTCTTCTTCCCCATAAAAATTCCAACAAAGCTAGTCCGAGGAAAAAAGGAACTGCCTTGTCTAAAATCGTTTCTTGCATATCGCAAACACTCAACTGCCTAGTTTACTGTATTTAAAAATTTTGCCAATTTACGGACCAAAAACCTAGGAGTGATCCGGATCGATTGTGCCATTACCTTGTTTGCCATTCCTGAGATCACTACAACCTTTCCTGCTTTTACTCCTTGGTATCCTACCTTTGCCACATAAGCCGGGTCCGCTTTAGGAACAAGACTGCTATTTAAGATCGCAGACTTATCCATTTCCGCTCTTTTAAAAAATTCGGTTTTAGTAGGCCCGGGACAAAGACAGGTTACGTTCACTCCGTCTTTACGAACTTCTTCCGCAAGACCTTCCGAGAAGAATAGAACGTACGCCTTGGAAGCATAATAATTCGTCATCATTGGACCTGGCTGGAAAGCTGCAGTAGAAGCCACGTTCAGAATTTTTCCTGTATGTCTTTCTCTCATATCTTTTAGAAAAAGATGAGTTAATTCCACAAGAGAAGTCACATTGACTTGGATCAGATCCAATTCTTCTTTCAGATCTAAAGAATGGAATTTTCCATTTGTTCCAAAGCCTGCGTTATTCACCAGAAGATCCACGATCGCTTTTTTCTTTTTGGCGAAGTCGTAAATTTTTTTAGGAGATTTTGGATCGGATAAATCTGCGGAAAGAACTTCTACATTTGCCCCCAAACTTTCCATTTCCTTTTTTACAGAGTTCAAGGTTTTGAGATTTCTCGCTACAAGAATGAGATCGTAACCATCTTTTGCGGCCAATTTGGAAATTTCATAACCGATGCCTACGCTTGCTCCGGTAATTAATGCTGTTTTTTTCATGATCTATAAGATTCCTTTTCGAAAGAGTAAAAGCGCTTTTTATCGCAGCCAATTTTAGATTTAGATTTCCTTTCAGGAAAGTAGAAATTAAAAATCCGCGGCAGTTCCCATTCTTTCTGATCAAACCTATGAAAAAGACTTTACCATACTACTTGTATTTGAATGATCCTAGGCTCTTATGATAAAACTATACGGTTATCCGATCAGCAATTATACGAATAAGGTCAAATTGGCACTTTTAGAAAAAGGTTTGGAGTTCGAAGAAATTCGTACACCCTTCTCCCAAGAAGAGGAGTTTTTAGAAAAAAGCCCAATGGGAAAAATTCCTTACCTTGAAGTGGATGGAAAATATCTGGTAGAATCCCAGGCAATTATAGAATTTTTAGAAGATGCTTATCCGAATAGCAAACGTTTGATCCCAGCAGATCCATTCGAAGCGGCTCAAGTTAGAACGATTATTTCCTTTATCGAAAATTATATCGATATTCCAGCCCGCAGATTGTACGAATCGATTGTAGAAGGTAAAACAATCTCTCCTGAAACTGTAGAACTAACAAAACTCGCGATCCAAAAAGGAGCGAGAGCACTTTCGAGAGTGGCAAAATTTTCTCCTTATATTGCAGGCAAAGAATTTACAGCTGCCGACTGCTCCGCGTTTGCCACCTTTCAGATCATAAACGATCATATCGCGGATTGGATCTCTCCAAATCCACTCTTCGAAATTCCAGGATTACAAGCATATCTGGATATGATGATGCAGAATCCAAACGCCGCAAAAGTGGACAAACCAAAGTCAGTCGTAATGAAAGCTTTAAAGAGACTCCGAAAATAGATCGGATCTAAAGTTCAGATTTTGTGCGCTGCGTTTTCTCTGAGAAAAATTCGGTTCAAACCTAGTTGCAAAAAATCTGGTTGACTGGCTCGGTTCACAAATTAACCTGCTGGTGTCTTTATGGAAGCAGAGAAAGTCATTTCGGTCCCTATCAAAGAACTTCCTCACTTAAAAGTGATCCTAGCCGGATGGTATAATTTTTTAAAGGATAGTTACGATCAGAAAACGATAGACGCAAACGCCTTTAAAGACTCTTTAAAGACGAATGTGGTCTACAATATTGATTCCGACCAGATAGAATTACTACTTTCAGGCACGGAACAGTTGCTTCAAAGCTTCCGCAAAAAACTTTCTTAAAGCCGCTCAAGCTACTAAATCATAGAGTTTTAATAGAGCGTCCGGTTCAGGATCTCGTCCCAGAAAACGTTTGAATAGGATCATCGCGTTTTCGGAGCCTCCTTTTTCCAAGATCTCAGTTCTGTATTTTGCCGCCAGATCCTCGTCAAAAATCCCCTTGGACCTGAACGCAAAAAAGGCGTCCGCTGCCAGAAGTTCCGCCCATTTATAACTATAATAACCTGCCGCATATCCTCCTGAGAAAATATGCCCAAATCCGTTCTGGAACTTGTTATATTCAGGAGGAAAAAGAACGCTTATATCTTTTCGAACTAAATCCAGAATATTCTGCACTTCTTCTTCCGAATACTTTTGGAGATGGATCCTTATATCAAAAATTCCGAATTCTAGCTGACGGACAACTCCCATCGCAGCCAAAAAGTTCTTAGTATCTTTTAATTTTTGCGCCAATTCTTTTGGGATAGGTTTTCCTGTTTCATAATGAAATGCGAAGAAGTTTAACACTTCCGGCTCATATGCAAAATTTTCCAAAAACTGAGAAGGAAATTCCACTGCATCCCATTCTACACCATTGATCCCGCTGACAGGAGGCTCTTCTATTTTTGCACAAAGATGATGGAGAGCATGTCCCATCTCATGGAAAAATGTGACAACATCCGAATGATTTAAAAGAGAAGGAGCTGAATCCTTAGAAGGAGGAAAATTACAAACCACGAATGCAGAAGGTAGGATCATCCTATTTGGAAGCCTATTACGGGTTTCCCAATGGTTCATCCAGGCCCCGCCCTGTTTGTCCTTTCTTGCCTCCAGATCCAAATATAACCTTGCGATAATTTCGGAGCCGTTTCTGACGTGATAGACTTCCGTTTTAGGATCCCAAATCGGAGCGTTCGTCTTCTCAAATTTTAATCCTAAAAGTTTTTCCAAAAAGGAGAAGGTCCCTTTTACAACTGTACTCTTTTCGAAGTAAGGACGGGTCTCTTCTTCGTCAAAATCGTAATTTTTCTTCTTTAACTTCTCGGAAACATAAGCGCTATCAAATGCTTGGAAATCTGGAATGTGAATGGATGAAGCGAATTTTTTGAGTTCTGAAATTTCCTTCTCCGCTATTGGCCTAGCTAGTTTACCGATTCTTTGTAGGAAGTCCAGCACCTGTTCCGGAGAATCCGCAACCTTAGTTGCCAGAGAAGCTTCTGCGTAATTTTTATATCCGAGTAAGTTAGCGGACTCGTCTCTTAAAGCCAGTATCTCTTCTAAAATTTTACCGTTGCCGGGGGCACGAGTTACATAGGCCTTGTACAATTCTTCTCTTTTGGAACGATTGCTTCCATAAGTCATATAACAATTATAACTCGGGAACTGAAGAGTGAAGGAGTAAGTCCCATCCTCATTTCTGTATAATGCCTTGTCGGACTCTGGAATCTCTTTTACATCTTCTTCAGATTCGATTTTCATTTCGAAAGAATTTGTGGAATCCAAAAGATTTTGAGAAAATTGGTTAGAAAGGTCTGACAACCTAAGTTGTATTTCTTGCAGACGATTTTTTTTATCTTCCGGAAGCCCTACTCCGCCCAATTTGAATTGAAGGATTGCATCTTCCAGAACCTTGTTCTTTGGTCTGTCTAGTGAAGACTTTTCTTTCTCATAAATTTGAGAGTATAATTTGAATAATTCTTCGTTCTGTCCTAACTCAGTATAAAATTCGGTAATCTCAGGTAGGATCTCAGTATAATGTTCTTTTGTTTCTTCGCTGTTCTTAACACTATTTAGGTGAGAAAGTACCGTAAATTCTTCCTGCAATTCCTCAATGGAATCGTTTAGAGGTCGTATTACGGACTCGTAATTTACATCCTTCTTTCGGATTATATCTTCCAAAACCTTTTTAGAGTTTTGTATTTTCTCTCGCACCTTCTCCTTTTGGTAAGAAAGTGCGATTTGGGGAAATTCTCTGAATAGAACTGCTGGACTCATCGATTCCAGACTTTCTCCTCCCGAATGGAAAAGCATCAATTTTCCATCTTGACAAGATTGAAAAACTGATTCGAATTCCTCCATTCCGACCCTTTCTTATGAGATCTTATCTTCTGATTCCTATATTCTTTTTGTATTTGGGCTGCACAAGTCCACCTTTGCCTGTATTCCAAACTACCGAAGGGATCTGTCCTAAGTCGGATCTTTTCGTTTTATCCCAGCCTGAGATAGATGTGCAAACTGGGAATGACCTGGTCGGGATCTATTGTAAGGCGAATATCACGCCGATTGGATTCGAATGGGAAATTAGTTTAGTGTTTCAAGATGAGATCCATCCAAACGCATTGAAGGATTTTTTCTATAGGATATACAGAAGAGTCCGTTACGGTAGGACCTACGACATTGAATCCTTTTTGGTCCGATTAGAACCGGATGGTAAAACTTTTCAACTAGATCTAAAGAATGTTTACTCAGGAGATCAGATCTTCCAAGAGGACCCGGTTGTTCATAAGGATAGGATACTTTCTTCTTCTATTTTGGAAAATAGAAGTTCAATGCCTATTCTTTATGTGAATACCTGGAATCATATGTTTGGGGAGAAGGACAATAACCCGGAGCTTTCCAAGCAAGAGATCCAAATTTCCGAGTTTCGCTTCGGATCCAGAAGCCAACTGGACGGGTATTTCGGGACTTACTGAAGCCGAAAAAGCCTTTTCCGAGCAGAGGATCTCAAAATCCTGGAAGAAACTAAAAACGAAGCAGGAGTTCTCACAATGGCTAAAATCCCTACTTCCCCCTTTGCGGAACTAGGCCCCAAAACTCCGGTGGAAACCGGAACCGTAAAACGGGGTATTTACGGTAGATATCTAGAAGAATTTACCGAAGGAGCAATTTTCGAACATCCGAGAGAACTGACCATCGATCGTTCTTTTGCTCAAGAGTTTGCTACTACTTTTATGGAAGCGAACCCTCTTTATCTTTCCGCTCCTTACGCGCAAGCTCATGGATTCAAAGATCTATTAGTTTCTCCTTTGATGGTGTTCAACGTGGCGCTTTCTCTCGGAGTTCAAAACGATTCCGAAAAAGCGTTAGCGAATCTTGGATACTATGACGTTCAATTCCTGAAACCTGTGTATCCTGGAGATACCCTTTCCGCTAAAACCAAAATTATCAAAATAGATGATAAGGGTGCGGACAAACCTGGAATCGTTCATGTTCGTACGATCTGTTTGAACCAAAACAGGGAACTAGTACTTCAATACGAAAGAAAGATCATGATCTATCATTCTAACGGAAAGCCGAAAGGAACTCCGAAACCTGTGATCAAAGAAGCTTTCTTCCCGGAAACTGATAGCCCTGTTATCGAACTTCCTGAGCTAAAATTTCCCAAAGGTTTCGAAACCGCTACTTGGTCAGATACTTATTTCGAAAATTTCGCGGCAGGTCAGATCTATATCCACCAAAACGGCAGAACGATCACTGACGAACATTTCCCTTGGACCTATAGAGTAGGTAACACTCACCCACTTCATTACGATAAATTGTATTCTTCCGGAATTTCCGGCCCAATGGGTGGAGAACCTGTCGTTTACGGAGGACTCGTATTCGCATGGTTATGTGGACTTTCTTCTAGAGATGTGACTGAGAATGTTCTTTGGGATCTTGGATTTACCGAAGGATATCATACTCAACCTTCTTTCAGTGGGGACACTGTGACTGCGATCACCAGAGTTCTAGCTGTAAAGGACAGAGGGACCGAATTCGGTATTCCTGCGGGAGAAGTTCATCTTCAGTTCATCGGTCTGAAAAACATCAAGGCGAACGACGCCTTCGAAAAATTCGGAGCCGATCTATTCTTAAAAGAGAACGATAAGAAAAAACACGGTAAGGAAAAACTTCCTGAGAAAATTTTCGAGATCGAAAGAAAGATCTTAGTTAAGAAGAAGTAAGAGACTCAGAGGTTAAAAGAGTCGCTAAGATTTTTCCACACAGAGCCACGAAGACACAAAGAGATTTCTTTGGTTTAATAAACTAAGAGACAACTCCGTGGCTCAGTGCCTCTGTGTGAGACTGCCCCTGTGCCTCTTTTATCTCAGTATCTTTACCCCTCTAAGGTCGCGCTCATTGAGCCTTTGGAGGCGGGAAGCAAAGGATCCGGTCCATAATTTAAGATCAGATCTTGGATATGTTCTGCGTGTTCTAATTCACCGGCAAACACTACCGTCTTTTTCTGAGCGTCTACTTCTACAGCATGACCGAAAGCTTGCTCTGGAGTCATCTTACATACGTCCATGAGCATAGTGATCACATATTCGTAAGTATGTTCGTTATCATCCCATAAAACCACTCTCCAGGGTCCTCCGATCTGCACCGGTTCTTCTGTGGTGGTTTCTTCTATCGAGGGTGAGTTAGGCATGACACGAAATCTTAATGCCCGGCAAAATACCGGGCTATTTGGATTGGACTGCTTTTTTTGCTAGTTCCACTATGTTTTTGGATCTAAGACCGAAATAATCCAGAAGCCCGGACCAGGTGCCGGATTTACCGAAACTGTCCTTCATTCCCAGCTTTAGAACACGCACAGGATGTTCTTCGGATAAGAATTCGCTGACTGCAGAACCCAGTCCACCGATCACATTATGCTCTTCGCAGGTAACAACTGCACCGCAAAGTTTAGCATATTTTAATATAGCTTCTTTATCGATAGGCTTAATGGTCGCCATATTCAAAAGAGTGGCTTGGATACCTTCTGCTTCCAGCTCTTTTACAGCGATCATTGCTTCGTTTACCAGAACTCCGTTTGCGATGATAAGAACGTCTTTACCTTCTCTCATCACTTCAGCTTTTCCGATCTCGAATTTATAATTTTCTCTTTCGATCAAAGGAAGATTCGGACGGCCTACTCTTACGTAAACAGGTCCCTTATAATCTGCAATTGCATGAATGATCTGTTTTGTTTCGTTATAATCGGAAGGACAGATCACTACCATTTCAGGAATGGCTCTCATAGTGGCAAAATCTTCGATACATTGGTGAGAAGCCCCGTCCTCACCAACTGTAATTCCACCGTGAGAAGCTACTAATTTCACGTTCAAGAAAGGATAAACTACGCTATTACGCACTACTTCCCAGGCTCTTCCGGATAAAAACATCGCGAAAGAAGAAGCAAATGGAACGTAACCTGAAAGAGCGAGTCCGGCTGCATGCCCCACTAAATTCTGCTCTGCAACCCCTACGTTGAAAAAACGATCCGGAAATGCTTTTGCGAATTTATTGGTTTTAGTAGAACCGGAAAGATCCGCGTCTAGTACTACGATATCGGAACGCCCGGCACCTAATTCGTGCAATGCGTCTCCGTAACCGTCTCTGGTTGCTTTTTGATCTGCGCTAGATGCGGATACTGCTCCCATTAACCTTTCAATGCTCCTGCTTTATCAGTTCTTTCCCAGGTGAATGTTTCTCCACTTCTTCCGAAATGTCCGTAAGCGGCGGTTTCCCTGTATTTTCTTCCCTTATCCAATAACTGTAAGGACTCAGTGATCCCTCTTGGAGTCAGTTTGAAGTTTGCTTTAATTCTTTTAACGATCTCTTCTTCGGAAAGTTTACCTGTTCCAAAAGTGTCCACATGAACCGAAACTGGCTCAGCTACACCGATCGCATAAGCCAACTGCACCTCACATTGGGATGCAAGACCTGCAGCTACCACGTTTTTCGCGATATATCTACCCATGTAAGCAGCGGAACGGTCCACTTTGGAAGGATCTTTTCCGGAGAATGCTCCACCACCATGTCTTCCGAAACCACCGTAAGTATCCACAATGATCTTACGTCCGGTCAGACCTGTATCTCCGTGAGGCCCACCGATAATGAACTGTCCGGTAGGGTTAATAAAATATTTCGTATCTTTCAAGAAATTGGCAGGGATGACCTTCTTGATACATTGCTCAATTACAGATTCTTCGATCTGTTTGTGAGAAACATCAGGAGAGTGTTGAGTGGAAATCACAACGGTGTCCACACGAACCGGTTTACCGTTCTTGTATTCCACGGTTACCTGGGACTTAGCGTCCGGACGAAGCCATTTTAATGTGCCGTTATGTCGAAGACCGGATAAATGCCTTACTAATTCATGGGAATAGTAGATCGGCATAGGCATCAGTTCAGGAGTTTCGTCGATTGCGAAACCGAACATCAAACCTTGGTCTCCAGCTCCTTGCTCCTTAAACAGACCTTCTCCCTCTGTAACACCTTGAGAAATATCAGGACTTTGGGCGTGAATATGGGAAGAAACCACTGCAAACTCAGCATCGAATCCAAGGGAAACATCGTTGTATCCGATATCCTTGATTACGTTTCTTGCGATCTCTACTGCGTCAATTTTTCCCTTGCTGGTAACTTCTCCGGCAACTACTACCAAATTGGTAGTCACTAAAGTCTCGCAGGCTACCCTGGATTTAAGATCCTGAGCTAGATACG
Above is a genomic segment from Leptospira johnsonii containing:
- the metK gene encoding methionine adenosyltransferase; this translates as MSLQDFIFTSESVSEGHPDKVCDQISDAILDAYLAQDLKSRVACETLVTTNLVVVAGEVTSKGKIDAVEIARNVIKDIGYNDVSLGFDAEFAVVSSHIHAQSPDISQGVTEGEGLFKEQGAGDQGLMFGFAIDETPELMPMPIYYSHELVRHLSGLRHNGTLKWLRPDAKSQVTVEYKNGKPVRVDTVVISTQHSPDVSHKQIEESVIEQCIKKVIPANFLKDTKYFINPTGQFIIGGPHGDTGLTGRKIIVDTYGGFGRHGGGAFSGKDPSKVDRSAAYMGRYIAKNVVAAGLASQCEVQLAYAIGVAEPVSVHVDTFGTGKLSEEEIVKRIKANFKLTPRGITESLQLLDKGRKYRETAAYGHFGRSGETFTWERTDKAGALKG